One part of the Paenibacillus silvisoli genome encodes these proteins:
- a CDS encoding alpha-galactosidase, whose protein sequence is MGITIERSKITLANEYIRREMDISKGPVSTAYKIRPHGASRGEAWIPVFSFEPWLPFEASVTVNGIAYEAGPHEQSKDWSREGSFDVTRFEQGRGRYGDVLKLYCRGRNDQVPGLELVITYEIADRLPMLTKSVKVNNLTEETITVDNVCADVVRLFEGKLELAVFSDYYWDIRKEDPYYFSFTRFEFPEEIGMELKPGESFETFTCYEAITSGDRDEASIILHRLYKEIAPWMTKPLIKHIVNTCETYEELLRVADRAAEDGIEAVELFVGQLFANTGDYIPRPDLFPGGWDDMKRMVDYFHSRKIAVLPYCSTTIAWPDSEVFKQHPDWQYLGPEGIRYNPWGLGNMCYQSPWGPYIEDKLLDLLDEIGFDGLGLDGPYHRLPCLDPDHQHPNPHCVEYMNWHWEKRFFGEIAKRNKIITVPQEMQSMFHGVSQRPGGYREEDQNEMGGMPLVVTTRAYVYDSRYKDPACATWTSCNLEEYHGHSIEPSDTNPATYDHAIGGVFGYGHCGALYGKRLYFGDVTRAIFRKWIQFFKTYRRTLAGEMVHLARPNGFEPDAVMHVSLEADIPAVLVVFNPVDQEQRVSLELPLNYAGFTAGSQAAIGAGGVIQLDSRGHGIVSLKLRANEILTIAIEQVR, encoded by the coding sequence ATGGGGATTACGATCGAACGCAGCAAAATTACGCTGGCAAACGAGTACATACGACGCGAAATGGATATTTCCAAAGGGCCGGTATCAACCGCCTATAAGATTCGTCCGCACGGGGCTTCGCGGGGGGAAGCATGGATTCCGGTGTTTTCCTTCGAGCCCTGGCTTCCGTTCGAGGCGTCGGTTACCGTGAACGGGATCGCTTATGAAGCCGGGCCTCACGAGCAATCGAAGGATTGGAGCCGAGAGGGCTCCTTTGACGTTACGCGCTTCGAGCAAGGAAGAGGACGCTACGGCGATGTTTTGAAGCTGTATTGCCGGGGCAGAAACGATCAAGTCCCGGGACTTGAGCTGGTCATTACGTACGAGATTGCGGATCGGCTGCCAATGCTGACTAAATCCGTGAAGGTGAACAACTTGACCGAGGAAACGATTACGGTCGATAACGTATGCGCCGATGTCGTCAGGCTGTTCGAAGGCAAGCTGGAATTGGCGGTTTTTAGCGACTACTACTGGGATATTCGCAAAGAAGACCCTTACTATTTTTCCTTTACCCGTTTCGAATTTCCCGAGGAGATCGGCATGGAATTGAAGCCCGGTGAATCGTTCGAAACCTTTACATGCTATGAAGCGATAACGTCAGGGGATCGCGACGAGGCATCCATCATCCTGCACCGGCTGTACAAAGAAATCGCGCCATGGATGACCAAGCCGTTGATCAAACATATCGTGAACACGTGCGAGACCTATGAGGAGCTGCTTCGGGTTGCCGACCGGGCCGCGGAGGACGGAATCGAAGCGGTGGAATTGTTCGTTGGCCAGCTATTCGCCAACACGGGCGATTACATCCCGAGGCCTGATCTATTTCCGGGCGGATGGGACGATATGAAGCGGATGGTGGATTACTTTCACTCCAGAAAAATCGCCGTGCTCCCCTATTGCTCCACGACGATCGCATGGCCGGACAGCGAGGTGTTCAAGCAGCATCCGGACTGGCAGTATCTAGGCCCTGAAGGGATTCGCTATAACCCTTGGGGATTGGGAAATATGTGTTACCAATCGCCGTGGGGACCTTATATCGAGGACAAGCTGCTCGATCTGCTGGACGAAATCGGCTTTGACGGTCTCGGGCTGGACGGCCCTTACCACCGATTGCCATGTCTAGACCCCGATCATCAGCATCCGAATCCGCATTGCGTCGAGTATATGAATTGGCACTGGGAAAAACGGTTCTTCGGGGAAATTGCGAAACGGAACAAAATCATTACGGTGCCGCAGGAAATGCAATCGATGTTTCACGGCGTTTCCCAGCGCCCGGGCGGCTATCGGGAAGAGGACCAGAATGAAATGGGCGGCATGCCGCTCGTGGTCACGACAAGAGCGTACGTCTATGACTCGCGCTACAAGGATCCGGCCTGCGCGACCTGGACCTCCTGCAACCTGGAGGAGTATCACGGGCACAGCATTGAGCCCTCCGATACCAATCCGGCGACGTATGATCATGCGATCGGAGGCGTGTTCGGATATGGCCATTGCGGAGCCTTATACGGCAAGCGGCTCTATTTTGGGGACGTTACGCGGGCGATTTTCCGGAAATGGATTCAGTTTTTCAAAACCTACAGAAGAACGCTGGCCGGCGAAATGGTTCATCTGGCCAGACCGAACGGCTTCGAGCCTGACGCGGTCATGCACGTATCGCTGGAGGCGGATATTCCGGCCGTATTGGTGGTGTTTAATCCCGTCGACCAAGAGCAGCGGGTTTCTCTGGAGCTGCCGTTGAACTACGCGGGTTTTACGGCGGGGAGCCAAGCGGCTATCGGAGCTGGGGGCGTCATTCAATTGGACTCGCGCGGTCACGGCATTGTGAGCTTGAAGCTGAGGGCGAATGAAATTCTAACTATAGCC